Proteins encoded within one genomic window of Haladaptatus sp. QDMS2:
- the rad50 gene encoding DNA double-strand break repair ATPase Rad50 → MKFEQIRLENFKCYDDANLSLDHGVTVIHGVNGSGKSTLLEACFFALYGPGGFDRSLDEFVTIGAEEASVELWFAHAGAEYRIERRIKVRGDRAQTVSCILETPEGTIDGVTDVETQIRSLLRMDDEAFVNCAYVRQGEVNKLINATPRERQSMIDDLLQLGKLEEYRERASDARLGVRSVLDDQHGSLTQLDDQIAEKEAQNLHDQLNEAETQLADCEEKLSRLEGNLEKARDTRDDAQETLDAYEEKREQLGDLTEEISDVRESIRTDESERDALKERLRNLREATEELRADLESQVEASALDEATPEAVEEALAAVEDEDDELHEQIRERSVEAQSHTSDAESLEERAEELDAQATQKREEAAETEAAIAEDEETLTERREKVGDIDDEIADTRAAFDDAPVEFGEAATLRESLEAEREELADRETNLRARRESLQASIEDAERLLDEGKCPECGQPVEDSPHVGSLDDDREELASLDAELAELEEEKSALEARIETAESLRDAERTVADLERQKENVTQLVAEREMTLEERRETVATLRDEADTLEERAESKREAASEATEKATVARQAIATLNQQRTALRERKSRLTEMQTLLSDITENEVQMTQKRDRRSHLAEMNEERRERLADLTARKQELESEFDESAIEAAKNRKEHAETYLSENEDKLDHLTDKRDSLKGTIGALENAIEDLENLRERRDRVASVVSHLDSLYEEAEDLQHMYGDLRSELRQRNVETLERMLNEVFDLVYQNDSYSRIELDGDYELTVFQKDGEALAPDQLSGGERAIFNLSLRCAIYRLLSEGIDGAAPMPPLILDEPTVFLDDGHVTQLIELIDSMRTLGVEQIVVVSHDEELVGAADDLVVVEKDATSNRSSAEREARELPAELV, encoded by the coding sequence ATGAAATTCGAGCAGATTCGCCTGGAGAACTTCAAGTGCTACGACGACGCCAACCTGTCTCTCGACCACGGGGTGACGGTCATCCACGGGGTAAACGGGAGCGGCAAGTCCACGCTGCTCGAAGCGTGCTTTTTCGCCCTCTACGGCCCCGGCGGGTTCGACCGCAGTTTAGACGAGTTCGTGACCATCGGTGCGGAGGAGGCGTCGGTCGAACTCTGGTTCGCCCACGCGGGCGCGGAGTACCGTATCGAGCGCCGCATCAAGGTGCGCGGCGACCGAGCACAAACCGTGTCGTGCATCCTCGAAACGCCGGAGGGGACCATCGACGGCGTGACCGACGTGGAGACACAGATTCGGTCCCTGCTTCGGATGGACGACGAGGCGTTCGTGAACTGCGCGTACGTCCGGCAGGGCGAGGTGAACAAACTCATCAACGCGACCCCCCGCGAGCGCCAGTCGATGATCGACGACCTCCTCCAGCTCGGGAAGTTAGAGGAGTATCGCGAACGGGCGAGCGACGCCCGCCTCGGCGTGCGGAGCGTGCTCGACGACCAACACGGGAGTCTCACCCAGCTCGACGACCAGATTGCGGAGAAAGAAGCGCAGAACCTCCACGATCAACTCAACGAGGCGGAGACGCAACTCGCAGACTGTGAGGAAAAGCTCTCGCGTTTAGAGGGGAATCTGGAGAAGGCCCGAGACACGAGAGACGACGCCCAGGAGACGCTCGACGCGTACGAAGAGAAACGCGAACAACTCGGCGACCTGACCGAGGAAATCTCGGACGTGCGCGAGAGTATCCGCACCGACGAGAGCGAACGTGACGCGCTCAAAGAACGCCTTCGAAATCTCCGGGAAGCCACCGAGGAACTTCGCGCCGACCTCGAATCGCAGGTCGAAGCGAGCGCTCTCGACGAAGCGACCCCCGAGGCGGTCGAGGAGGCACTCGCTGCGGTGGAGGACGAAGACGACGAATTGCACGAACAGATCCGGGAGCGGAGCGTCGAAGCCCAGTCGCACACGAGCGACGCGGAATCGCTCGAAGAGCGGGCTGAGGAACTCGACGCACAGGCGACACAGAAGCGCGAGGAGGCCGCCGAAACGGAGGCAGCCATCGCCGAAGACGAGGAGACGCTGACAGAGCGCCGCGAGAAAGTTGGCGACATCGACGACGAAATCGCGGACACGCGGGCTGCATTCGACGACGCACCAGTTGAATTCGGCGAGGCGGCGACCCTCCGCGAATCGCTCGAAGCCGAGCGCGAGGAATTGGCGGACCGGGAGACGAATCTTCGCGCCCGCCGCGAGAGTCTGCAGGCCAGCATCGAGGACGCAGAACGCTTGCTCGACGAAGGTAAGTGCCCGGAGTGTGGCCAGCCCGTCGAGGACTCCCCGCACGTCGGTTCGCTGGACGACGACCGTGAGGAACTCGCGTCGCTGGACGCCGAACTCGCGGAACTCGAGGAGGAGAAATCCGCCCTCGAAGCTCGCATCGAGACGGCAGAATCGCTCCGCGACGCAGAGCGGACAGTCGCCGACTTAGAACGACAGAAGGAGAACGTCACACAGCTCGTCGCAGAGCGCGAGATGACGCTCGAAGAGCGCCGCGAGACGGTGGCAACCCTCCGCGACGAAGCCGATACGCTCGAAGAACGAGCCGAATCGAAGCGTGAGGCCGCGAGTGAAGCGACCGAAAAAGCGACGGTGGCGCGCCAGGCGATCGCCACGTTGAATCAGCAACGGACGGCCCTACGCGAGCGGAAATCCCGGCTCACCGAGATGCAAACGCTTCTCTCTGACATCACGGAAAACGAGGTCCAGATGACCCAGAAGCGCGACCGACGGTCCCATCTCGCCGAGATGAACGAGGAGCGCCGCGAGCGCCTCGCCGACCTGACCGCGCGAAAGCAGGAACTCGAATCCGAATTCGACGAGTCGGCTATCGAGGCGGCGAAAAACCGCAAAGAGCACGCAGAGACCTACCTGAGTGAGAACGAGGACAAACTCGACCACCTCACGGACAAACGCGATTCGCTCAAGGGAACCATCGGGGCGCTCGAAAACGCCATCGAAGACCTCGAAAACCTCCGCGAACGACGTGACCGCGTCGCGTCTGTCGTCTCCCATCTCGACTCACTCTACGAGGAGGCAGAAGACCTCCAGCACATGTACGGCGACTTGCGCAGCGAACTCCGCCAGCGCAACGTCGAGACCCTGGAGCGAATGTTGAACGAGGTGTTCGACCTCGTCTACCAGAACGACTCGTATTCGCGCATCGAACTCGACGGCGACTACGAACTCACGGTGTTCCAGAAGGACGGCGAGGCACTGGCTCCCGACCAGTTGTCCGGCGGCGAGCGCGCCATCTTCAACTTGAGCCTGCGCTGTGCCATCTACCGCCTGCTCTCCGAAGGCATCGACGGGGCTGCCCCGATGCCGCCGCTCATCCTCGACGAGCCAACGGTGTTCTTAGACGACGGGCACGTCACGCAACTCATCGAACTCATCGACTCGATGCGCACGCTCGGGGTGGAGCAAATCGTGGTCGTCTCTCACGACGAGGAACTCGTCGGCGCGGCCGACGACCTCGTCGTGGTGGAAAAAGACGCGACGAGCAACCGGTCGAGTGCAGAACGCGAGGCGCGGGAGTTACCCGCGGAGTTGGTGTAG
- the mre11 gene encoding DNA double-strand break repair protein Mre11, which translates to MTRAIHTGDTHIGYQQYHTAERREDFLAAFRQVVDDAVAADVDAVIHAGDLFHDRRPDLQDLLGTLSVLRTLDDADIPFLAIVGNHEGKRNGQWLDLYENLGLATRLGSDPYVLGNTAFYGLDFVPPSRRDQLDYEFAPHDADHAALVTHGLFTPFDFGDWDTEGLLETASIEFDAMLLGDNHKPAKKQVGETWVTYCGSTERASASERDERGYNIVTFENGVDITRRGLPTRQFHFIDIELGDGEGLDEMRARVREYDLDDAVALVTITGDGEPFSQAAVEEFATERGALVARVTDKREYETPETEVSVSFADPDEAVRERVRELGLSGAAIEIDEVVRASKVADSNVRDEVETRVRELLDGDDISVFTAAPRPEHAETEAADTETDTEKTVESTTQKATTESPESAPETADAADEADTESADAVAGTDDDTATEIASETDPEGEPVRDEATTADEAEDGEKEDAAEDAAEPADESADATSESSSGGQTQRSMEEYL; encoded by the coding sequence ATGACTCGGGCGATTCATACGGGGGACACCCACATCGGCTATCAGCAGTACCACACTGCCGAACGCCGAGAGGATTTCCTCGCTGCCTTTCGACAGGTCGTAGACGACGCCGTGGCGGCGGACGTCGACGCGGTCATCCACGCTGGTGACCTCTTTCACGACCGCAGACCGGACCTTCAGGACCTTCTCGGGACGCTCTCTGTCCTTCGCACGCTCGACGACGCCGACATTCCGTTTCTCGCAATCGTCGGCAACCACGAGGGCAAGCGCAACGGCCAGTGGCTCGACCTCTACGAGAATCTCGGCCTCGCCACGCGCCTCGGGAGCGACCCCTACGTCCTCGGCAACACCGCTTTTTACGGATTGGACTTCGTGCCGCCCTCCCGGCGCGACCAGTTAGACTACGAGTTCGCACCGCACGACGCCGACCACGCCGCGCTCGTCACCCACGGCCTGTTCACGCCGTTCGACTTCGGCGACTGGGACACGGAAGGGCTCCTCGAAACGGCCTCCATCGAGTTCGACGCGATGTTGCTCGGCGACAACCACAAGCCCGCGAAAAAACAGGTCGGTGAAACGTGGGTCACCTACTGTGGGTCCACCGAGCGCGCGAGCGCGAGCGAGCGCGACGAACGCGGCTACAACATCGTCACGTTCGAAAACGGTGTGGACATCACCCGCCGGGGACTACCCACCCGCCAGTTCCACTTCATCGACATTGAGCTCGGTGACGGTGAGGGACTCGATGAGATGCGAGCGCGCGTCCGCGAGTACGACCTCGACGACGCCGTCGCGCTCGTCACCATCACGGGCGACGGCGAACCGTTTTCGCAGGCAGCGGTCGAGGAGTTCGCCACCGAACGGGGGGCACTCGTCGCCCGCGTCACCGACAAACGCGAATACGAAACGCCTGAGACCGAGGTGAGCGTCTCCTTTGCCGACCCAGACGAGGCCGTCCGCGAACGGGTTCGTGAACTCGGCTTGAGCGGAGCCGCCATCGAAATCGACGAGGTGGTTCGCGCCAGCAAAGTCGCAGACTCGAACGTCCGCGACGAAGTCGAAACGCGCGTCCGGGAACTGCTCGACGGAGACGACATCTCGGTGTTCACCGCCGCACCTCGCCCGGAGCACGCCGAGACGGAGGCAGCGGACACAGAGACTGACACCGAGAAAACCGTTGAATCCACAACGCAGAAAGCGACCACGGAGTCACCTGAATCCGCACCCGAAACGGCCGATGCGGCAGACGAAGCCGACACGGAATCCGCAGATGCGGTGGCTGGTACGGACGACGACACAGCAACAGAGATAGCCTCGGAAACCGACCCCGAGGGAGAGCCAGTGAGAGACGAAGCCACAACGGCTGACGAAGCTGAAGACGGAGAGAAGGAGGACGCAGCTGAAGACGCTGCCGAACCCGCCGACGAATCGGCGGACGCCACAAGTGAGTCGTCAAGCGGTGGGCAGACCCAGCGGTCGATGGAGGAGTACCTATGA
- a CDS encoding helix-turn-helix domain-containing protein, translating to MSTQEPVVTDAEDDRWAAVRDLPPSAKLVAKMLDYNETLTQGQLVEETLLPPRTVRYALNRLEDAGAVSSRFSFTDARKRLYTLDLE from the coding sequence ATGAGTACTCAGGAGCCAGTCGTAACCGACGCCGAGGACGACAGATGGGCCGCAGTCCGTGACTTACCACCAAGTGCAAAGCTCGTTGCCAAGATGCTTGACTACAACGAGACGCTCACGCAGGGACAACTTGTCGAAGAGACGCTGTTGCCCCCGCGCACCGTCCGGTACGCGCTCAACCGACTCGAAGACGCGGGTGCGGTTTCGTCGCGATTCTCCTTCACCGACGCGAGAAAGCGCCTCTACACCCTCGACCTCGAATAA
- a CDS encoding proteasome-activating nucleotidase produces MTDTVDDVDLPYDEDASQQEKIEALRQRLQIVESQNEEMRDKLLDANAENNKYQQKLERLTHENKKLKQSPLFIATIQEITEKGVVIKQHGNNQEALTEVTDEMLEQIEPGARVAVNNSLSIVKTLDDETDVRARVMQVEHKPDVTYEDIGGLDEQLNEVRETVEMPLENPEMFEKVGIEPPSGVLLYGPPGTGKTLLAKAVANQTNATFIKMAGSELVHKFIGEGAKLVRDLFQVARDHEPAVIFIDEIDAIASKRTDSKTSGDAEVQRTMMQLLSEMDGFEERGEIRIIAATNRFDMLDRAILRPGRFDRLIEVPKPGQEGREKIFEIHTRKMNVDDDVDFSKLAEETGEASGADIRAICTEAGMFAIRDGRTNVTMKDFDSAWAKIQAEEEDDDVSKTFA; encoded by the coding sequence ATGACTGATACTGTTGACGACGTGGACTTACCCTACGACGAGGACGCGTCACAGCAGGAGAAAATCGAAGCTTTGCGCCAGCGCTTGCAGATCGTCGAATCGCAGAACGAGGAGATGCGCGACAAGCTTCTCGACGCGAACGCAGAGAACAACAAGTACCAGCAGAAGTTAGAGCGACTGACTCACGAGAACAAGAAACTGAAACAGTCCCCGCTGTTCATCGCGACGATTCAGGAAATCACTGAGAAGGGCGTCGTCATCAAACAGCACGGAAACAATCAGGAGGCGCTCACCGAGGTCACGGACGAGATGCTCGAACAGATCGAACCGGGCGCTCGCGTCGCGGTCAACAACTCCCTTTCTATCGTAAAGACCCTCGACGACGAGACTGACGTCCGCGCCCGCGTGATGCAAGTCGAGCACAAACCAGACGTCACCTACGAGGACATTGGTGGTCTGGACGAGCAACTGAACGAAGTGCGCGAAACCGTCGAGATGCCACTCGAGAACCCAGAAATGTTCGAGAAGGTCGGCATCGAGCCGCCGTCCGGCGTCCTGCTCTACGGCCCGCCGGGGACCGGCAAGACGCTGCTCGCGAAGGCCGTCGCGAACCAGACCAACGCGACGTTCATCAAGATGGCCGGGTCCGAACTCGTCCACAAGTTCATCGGCGAGGGCGCGAAACTCGTCCGCGACCTGTTCCAGGTCGCCCGCGACCACGAACCCGCCGTCATCTTCATCGACGAAATCGACGCCATCGCGAGCAAGCGCACCGACTCGAAGACCTCCGGCGACGCTGAGGTTCAGCGGACCATGATGCAGTTGCTCTCTGAGATGGACGGCTTCGAAGAGCGCGGTGAGATTCGCATCATCGCGGCGACTAACCGCTTCGACATGCTGGATCGAGCAATTCTGCGCCCGGGCCGGTTCGACCGCCTCATCGAAGTACCAAAGCCCGGACAGGAAGGTCGCGAGAAGATCTTCGAGATTCACACGCGCAAGATGAACGTAGACGACGACGTTGACTTCTCGAAACTCGCAGAGGAGACGGGTGAAGCCTCCGGTGCCGACATCCGTGCCATCTGTACGGAAGCCGGGATGTTCGCCATCCGCGACGGCCGCACCAACGTCACGATGAAGGACTTCGACAGCGCGTGGGCGAAGATTCAGGCCGAAGAAGAGGACGACGACGTCTCGAAGACCTTCGCCTGA
- a CDS encoding DUF1328 domain-containing protein: MELTQAVLSVAQLMPLQAFSGQFLQWAVVFFVLAIIAALVGARGVAGVTMNVARWFVIIFIVLALITLIL; encoded by the coding sequence ATGGAACTAACGCAAGCAGTCCTATCGGTTGCACAGCTCATGCCGCTCCAGGCGTTCTCTGGCCAATTCCTGCAGTGGGCAGTCGTATTCTTCGTCCTCGCCATCATCGCGGCGCTGGTGGGCGCCCGTGGTGTCGCTGGGGTGACGATGAACGTCGCGCGATGGTTCGTGATCATCTTCATCGTCCTCGCGCTCATCACCCTCATCCTCTAA
- a CDS encoding DUF5800 family protein: MTVLSFDKDGIDVVYEGSEFRLERDFVEEAIGKSYPDITDHEVLKIIEKNPDLNGPARRIGDILRT; encoded by the coding sequence ATGACGGTTCTCTCGTTCGACAAAGATGGGATAGACGTCGTGTACGAAGGGTCTGAGTTCCGCCTCGAACGTGACTTCGTCGAGGAGGCCATCGGAAAATCCTACCCGGACATCACCGACCACGAGGTGCTCAAAATCATCGAGAAGAATCCCGACCTGAACGGTCCGGCTCGTCGCATTGGCGACATCCTCCGCACCTGA
- a CDS encoding polymer-forming cytoskeletal protein has protein sequence MPLRSDPLDKLSIPDGTTVEEHDLVTDGDVLVGARSTVEFGVRGRNVIAGEGVTFGGDIEAEGDCRIDMWSDIAGNVLVGQDAYLGERVHIEGQLMVSGDLDIGDDVNIENGFEANGWIVIRNPVPTIVFLFIYLSQLLRLGEEEAAEEVLTELADGGEPEDEPVVIPRNSHVSDDAWRVSTPATIGDGCRLHGNIRADSIEVGDDNNIFGSLRARGDITIGEGTRIHGDVTTRKGTVSVTEGTRVLGDVACDDLLLHEGAAVDGSIRARGEITQVREKQDRDLE, from the coding sequence GTGCCACTGCGTTCGGACCCCCTCGATAAACTCAGCATCCCAGACGGGACGACCGTTGAGGAACACGACCTCGTGACCGACGGCGACGTGCTCGTCGGCGCGCGCAGCACGGTCGAATTTGGGGTTCGCGGACGCAACGTCATCGCCGGTGAGGGCGTCACCTTCGGCGGCGACATCGAAGCGGAGGGCGACTGTCGCATCGACATGTGGTCCGACATCGCCGGAAACGTCCTCGTCGGCCAGGACGCCTATCTCGGCGAGCGCGTCCACATCGAGGGCCAACTCATGGTCTCCGGCGACCTCGACATCGGCGACGACGTGAACATCGAAAACGGCTTCGAGGCAAACGGCTGGATCGTCATTCGCAATCCAGTCCCGACCATCGTCTTTCTCTTCATCTACCTCTCGCAACTACTCCGGCTCGGTGAAGAGGAAGCCGCAGAGGAGGTGCTCACCGAACTCGCAGACGGCGGCGAGCCAGAGGACGAACCAGTCGTCATCCCGCGCAACTCTCACGTCAGCGACGACGCCTGGCGAGTCTCGACGCCAGCGACCATCGGGGACGGCTGTCGGCTCCACGGGAACATTCGCGCGGATTCCATCGAAGTGGGCGACGACAACAACATCTTCGGGAGTCTGCGGGCGCGCGGAGACATCACCATCGGCGAGGGAACGCGCATCCACGGCGACGTGACCACGCGGAAGGGAACTGTCTCCGTGACCGAGGGAACGCGCGTCCTCGGCGACGTAGCCTGCGACGACCTGTTGCTCCACGAGGGCGCGGCGGTAGACGGGTCGATTCGGGCGCGCGGCGAGATTACACAGGTTCGCGAGAAACAAGACCGCGACCTCGAATAG